The nucleotide sequence GAGTAAGGTCACGGAATTGTTGTAAACGGGCGTGGCGCTCGTCTTGGGTGAGGGTAAGCAGGCGCTCAGCCCCAAATTTCTCGATGCAAAACGAGGCAATGTTCGAGCCGTGAACAATAGCGTTTTTTAGATTGCTGAACGAATAGTCGCGGGTTTTGGTGAGATAGCCTACGAGTCCGCCAGCAAAAGCATCACCGGCACCTGTGGGGTCGAATACTTCGGCTAAGGGGAGTGCTGGCGCAAAGAACACTTTGTCGTCGTGGAATAATAGCGCCCCGTGTTCGCCTTTTTTAATCACCACAAACTTCACCCCCATTGCCATAATGCGCTGGGCGGCTTTCACGAGCGAATACTCTTTGGTAAGTTGGCGTGCTTCTTCATCGTTGATTGTAATCATATCTACGCGAGCGACTACCTCCATTAGCAAGTCCCAAGTGTGGTTCATCCAGTAGTTCATTGTGTCCATCACCACTAATTTGGGGCGCGATAGCATTTGGTCGAGTACGTCCATTTGCAGAGTAGGGTGGAGGTTGCCGAGTAAGAGCACTTCGGCATTGCGGAAGGCTTCGGGTACTACGGGCTTAAAATTGGTAAGCACGTTCAGTTGGGTGTCGAGGGTATCGCGTTGGTTCATATCGTTACGATACTTGCCACTCCAAAAGAGCGTTTTTCCTCCGTGCACTATCTCAATGCCCGACACGTCGATATGGCGCTGGCTGAGGAGGTTTAAGTAGTCTTGTGGATAGTCGTCGCCTACGATAGAGACGACAGCTGAGGGGACTTCGAACTGAGCGGCAGCAAGGGCTATATAGTTAGCTGAGCCCCCCATAATAGCGTTGCTTTTTCCGAAAGGAGTTTCTATTTGGTCGAAAGCAATACTTCCGAGAATGAGTAGTTTATTCATTTAAAATAGGTAAAACCAGTAAACACTGGATCTGTGAGTAATAGATTTCGGGGGCAAAGGTAGTGAAAAAAGTGGATAGAGAGAAGGGAAAGACGAAAAAAGTTGGTAGAGAGTGTAAGTGGGGAATTATTTAAACAAAAGAAGGAGGGAGGAAGAGA is from Capnocytophaga ochracea DSM 7271 and encodes:
- a CDS encoding PfkB family carbohydrate kinase; the protein is MNKLLILGSIAFDQIETPFGKSNAIMGGSANYIALAAAQFEVPSAVVSIVGDDYPQDYLNLLSQRHIDVSGIEIVHGGKTLFWSGKYRNDMNQRDTLDTQLNVLTNFKPVVPEAFRNAEVLLLGNLHPTLQMDVLDQMLSRPKLVVMDTMNYWMNHTWDLLMEVVARVDMITINDEEARQLTKEYSLVKAAQRIMAMGVKFVVIKKGEHGALLFHDDKVFFAPALPLAEVFDPTGAGDAFAGGLVGYLTKTRDYSFSNLKNAIVHGSNIASFCIEKFGAERLLTLTQDERHARLQQFRDLTQFDIQLK